In a single window of the Halobaculum lipolyticum genome:
- a CDS encoding 5-methyltetrahydropteroyltriglutamate--homocysteine methyltransferase, which yields MTDVVATTPGLYPLPDWAKGELSDLKGHQKHDLIDGAEGAAVTDVYDDVRAEFVADQREAGLDRVVEGQGRWDDMLAHPLTVHDSVETGGIVRYYDNNNFYRDPRVVDDLTASGDVAAELEAAGQILGDDDALQAVLPGPYTLADLATDEHYGDEPEFLDAVGDFLAGEVEAFPAHETLFLLEPSFVTNAPDEDLNELASETIDRVASATEADVVVQTYWEAFDEKAYAHLMDADVDAVGFDFVAADRATNLECINELGTTDDIALGLVDGQNTLVEAPETVAERVDWVADQIPAQEFDTTYVTTNTETFYLPVNKHKAKLSVLAEAARIADADAAETEVEA from the coding sequence CACCAGAAACACGACCTCATCGACGGCGCCGAGGGCGCGGCGGTGACGGACGTGTACGACGACGTCCGCGCCGAGTTCGTCGCCGACCAGCGCGAGGCCGGACTCGACCGGGTCGTCGAGGGACAGGGACGCTGGGACGACATGCTCGCGCACCCGCTGACGGTCCACGACAGCGTGGAGACGGGCGGTATCGTCCGCTACTACGACAACAACAACTTCTACCGCGACCCGCGGGTCGTCGACGACCTCACCGCCTCGGGCGACGTGGCGGCGGAACTGGAGGCGGCCGGGCAGATCCTCGGCGACGACGACGCGCTGCAGGCGGTCCTGCCGGGGCCGTACACGCTGGCGGACCTCGCGACCGACGAGCACTACGGCGACGAGCCGGAGTTCCTCGACGCCGTCGGCGACTTCCTCGCGGGCGAAGTGGAGGCGTTCCCCGCCCACGAGACGCTGTTCCTGCTGGAGCCGTCGTTCGTGACGAACGCGCCGGACGAGGACCTGAACGAACTCGCCAGCGAGACGATCGACCGGGTCGCGAGCGCGACCGAGGCGGACGTGGTCGTCCAGACGTACTGGGAGGCGTTCGACGAGAAGGCGTACGCGCACCTCATGGACGCGGACGTCGACGCCGTCGGCTTCGACTTCGTCGCCGCCGACCGCGCGACGAACCTCGAGTGCATCAACGAACTCGGCACGACCGACGACATCGCGCTGGGGCTGGTCGACGGGCAGAACACGCTCGTCGAGGCGCCGGAGACGGTCGCCGAGCGCGTCGACTGGGTCGCCGACCAGATCCCCGCACAGGAGTTCGACACGACGTACGTGACGACCAACACCGAGACGTTCTACCTGCCCGTGAACAAGCACAAGGCCAAGCTGTCGGTGCTCGCTGAGGCCGCCCGGATCGCCGACGCCGACGCCGCCGAGACGGAGGTGGAGGCGTGA
- a CDS encoding 30S ribosomal protein S17e, whose product MAIKPKYVKQLATLLLEKYPQSFNTDFETNKENVSKLTNVESKGVRNRIAGYITRKKASSAAAA is encoded by the coding sequence ATGGCGATCAAACCGAAGTACGTCAAGCAGCTGGCGACGCTCCTGCTGGAGAAGTACCCGCAGTCGTTCAACACGGACTTCGAGACGAACAAGGAGAACGTCTCGAAGCTGACCAACGTCGAGTCCAAGGGCGTCCGGAACCGCATCGCGGGCTACATCACGCGCAAGAAGGCCAGCAGCGCGGCCGCGGCGTAA
- a CDS encoding ribose 1,5-bisphosphate isomerase, whose amino-acid sequence MTDGPPLAEAVDDTADDIATMEIRGAATIARAAADAVAAQARATDADDPEAFRSSMRAAGRRLYDTRPTAVSLPNALRYTLGRMEGDDVDTLRDAVLAAATAFTDRLDRAQRDLGRVGANRLRDGDTVMTHCHSTDALACVEAAVEQGKSISAIVKETRPRNQGHITAAELRELGVDVTLVVDSAARRYLDEADHVVVGADSIAADGGVVNKIGTSGLAVNARERGVPIMVAAQTIKLHPDTLTGHTVEIEMRDETEVIADADRADIGEITVENPAFDVTPPRYVDAIVTESGQFPPESIVTLMRELFGESADRPWEEPGTAGATPE is encoded by the coding sequence ATGACCGACGGACCCCCGCTCGCCGAGGCGGTCGACGACACCGCCGACGACATCGCGACGATGGAGATCCGCGGCGCCGCCACCATCGCCCGCGCGGCGGCCGACGCCGTCGCCGCGCAGGCACGGGCGACCGACGCGGACGACCCCGAGGCGTTTCGCTCGTCGATGCGCGCGGCGGGGCGCCGACTGTACGACACGCGGCCGACCGCCGTCTCCTTGCCCAACGCCCTGCGCTACACGCTCGGCCGGATGGAGGGCGACGACGTGGACACGCTGCGCGACGCCGTCCTCGCGGCGGCGACGGCCTTCACCGACCGTCTCGACCGCGCACAGCGCGACCTCGGGCGTGTCGGCGCCAACCGCCTCCGCGACGGCGACACGGTGATGACGCACTGTCACTCGACGGACGCGCTGGCGTGTGTCGAGGCGGCCGTCGAGCAGGGGAAATCGATCTCGGCGATCGTCAAGGAGACGCGCCCCCGGAACCAGGGCCACATCACCGCCGCCGAGTTGCGCGAGCTGGGCGTGGACGTGACGCTCGTCGTCGACTCGGCGGCCCGTCGGTACCTCGACGAGGCCGACCACGTCGTCGTCGGCGCCGACTCCATCGCCGCCGACGGCGGCGTCGTCAACAAGATCGGCACGTCCGGACTGGCGGTCAACGCCCGCGAGCGGGGGGTCCCGATCATGGTCGCCGCACAGACGATCAAGCTCCACCCCGACACGCTCACCGGTCACACCGTCGAGATCGAGATGCGCGACGAGACGGAAGTGATCGCCGACGCCGACCGCGCGGACATCGGCGAGATCACCGTCGAGAACCCCGCCTTCGACGTGACGCCGCCGCGGTACGTCGACGCCATCGTCACCGAGTCGGGGCAGTTCCCGCCCGAGAGCATCGTCACGCTGATGCGGGAACTGTTCGGCGAGAGCGCCGACCGGCCGTGGGAGGAGCCGGGCACCGCGGGGGCGACGCCGGAATGA
- a CDS encoding acetyl-CoA carboxylase biotin carboxylase subunit yields MTETQGFDKVLVANRGEIAVRVMRACEELGIDTVAVYSEADKHGGHVRYADEAYNVGPARAADSYLDQDAIVEAAQQAGADAIHPGYGFLAENADFAAKVAEAEGITWVGPDSEAMESLGEKTKARKIMDGADVPIVPGTTDPVTEVEEVTDFGDEYGYPVAIKAEGGGGGRGMKVVESADEAADQLQSAKREGEAYFSNDSVYLERYLENPRHIEVQIVADHHGNVRHLGERDCSLQRRHQKVIEEGPSPALSDDLREQIGQAARRGVRAADYTNAGTVEFLVEEDLDRDPDEPLGPETNFYFLEVNTRIQVEHTVTEELTGIDIVKEQLRVAMGDEIGFAQDDVELEGHAMEFRINAENAADDFAPANRGHLDTYDPPGGIGVRLDDALRQGDDIVTDYDSMIAKLIVHGSDRAECVARSKRALAEYDIEGVVTIVPFHRLMLTDDRFVDGTHTTKYLDEEADRDEFAEAQAKWGTGDAASGDDEESTEREFTVEVNGKRFDVSLEERGAPAIPTPNGGGGSGRMERPDVAEDDGDDEVVVEGDGETVEAEMQGTILSVNVAAGDEVAAGDVVCVLEAMKMENDVVADKGGVVSRVLVDEGDSVDMGDVLVVLE; encoded by the coding sequence ATGACCGAAACCCAGGGGTTCGACAAGGTGCTCGTCGCCAACCGCGGGGAGATCGCGGTGCGCGTGATGCGCGCCTGCGAGGAACTCGGGATCGACACGGTCGCGGTGTACTCCGAGGCCGACAAACACGGCGGCCACGTGCGCTACGCCGACGAGGCGTACAACGTCGGTCCCGCCCGCGCGGCCGACTCCTACCTCGACCAAGACGCCATCGTCGAGGCGGCACAGCAAGCCGGTGCGGACGCGATCCACCCCGGCTACGGCTTCCTCGCTGAGAACGCCGACTTCGCCGCGAAGGTCGCCGAGGCCGAAGGGATCACCTGGGTCGGTCCCGACAGCGAGGCGATGGAGTCGCTCGGGGAGAAGACGAAGGCCCGGAAGATCATGGACGGCGCCGACGTGCCCATCGTCCCGGGGACGACCGACCCGGTCACCGAGGTCGAGGAGGTCACCGACTTCGGCGACGAGTACGGCTACCCGGTGGCGATCAAGGCCGAGGGCGGCGGCGGCGGCCGCGGGATGAAGGTCGTCGAGTCGGCCGACGAGGCCGCCGACCAACTGCAGTCCGCCAAACGCGAGGGCGAGGCGTACTTCTCGAACGACTCGGTGTACCTGGAGCGGTACCTGGAGAACCCGCGCCACATCGAGGTGCAGATCGTCGCCGACCACCACGGCAACGTCCGCCACCTCGGCGAGCGCGACTGCTCGCTCCAGCGCCGCCACCAGAAGGTGATCGAGGAAGGACCGTCGCCGGCGCTGTCGGACGACCTGCGCGAACAGATCGGCCAGGCGGCGCGTCGCGGCGTCCGCGCGGCCGACTACACGAACGCCGGCACCGTCGAGTTCCTCGTCGAGGAGGACCTCGACCGCGACCCCGACGAGCCGCTGGGACCGGAGACGAACTTCTACTTCCTCGAAGTCAACACCCGGATCCAGGTCGAGCACACCGTCACCGAGGAGCTGACGGGCATCGACATCGTGAAAGAGCAGCTCCGGGTCGCGATGGGCGACGAGATCGGCTTCGCGCAAGACGACGTCGAACTGGAGGGGCACGCGATGGAGTTCCGCATCAACGCGGAGAACGCGGCCGACGACTTCGCGCCCGCCAACCGTGGTCACCTGGACACGTACGACCCGCCGGGCGGGATCGGCGTCCGCCTCGACGACGCGCTCCGGCAGGGCGACGACATCGTCACCGACTACGACTCGATGATCGCGAAGCTGATCGTCCACGGCTCCGACCGCGCCGAGTGTGTCGCGCGGTCGAAGCGCGCGCTCGCCGAGTACGACATCGAGGGCGTCGTCACCATCGTCCCGTTCCACCGACTGATGCTCACCGACGACCGCTTCGTCGACGGCACCCACACGACGAAGTACCTCGACGAGGAGGCCGACCGCGACGAGTTCGCGGAGGCCCAAGCGAAGTGGGGCACGGGTGACGCCGCGAGCGGCGACGACGAGGAGTCGACCGAGCGCGAGTTCACCGTCGAGGTGAACGGCAAGCGCTTCGATGTGAGCCTGGAGGAGCGCGGCGCGCCCGCCATCCCGACGCCGAACGGCGGGGGCGGCTCCGGCCGGATGGAGCGCCCGGACGTGGCCGAGGACGACGGCGACGACGAGGTCGTCGTCGAGGGCGACGGCGAGACGGTCGAAGCCGAGATGCAGGGCACCATCCTCTCGGTGAACGTCGCGGCGGGCGACGAGGTCGCCGCCGGCGACGTCGTCTGTGTGCTGGAGGCGATGAAGATGGAGAACGACGTCGTCGCCGACAAAGGCGGCGTCGTGAGTCGGGTGCTCGTCGACGAGGGCGACTCCGTCGACATGGGCGACGTGCTGGTCGTGTTGGAGTAG
- a CDS encoding methionine synthase — protein MSRNPGNREQFRPEDHENDHFLLTTVVGSYPKPKWLNRARDHFEDDEHDFGDAEWTEATDDACRVITHEHERAGLDTVVDGEMRREEMVEFFAERIDGYEFNGPVKVWGHNYFDKPSVVEDVEYDEPWLVDEFAFAADVASRPVKVPITGPYTLANWAFNEAYDDDEALAYDLADLVNEEIEKLVEAGARYIQIDEPALATTPDDHAIVGECLERIVSDIDDEVRIGLHVCYGDYSRVYPEINDYPIDEFDVELCNDDYEQIETFADGEFAPDLALGVVDAHVAEVESVEEIKENILQGLKVVPPEKLTVSPDCGLKLLPREAAYGKMENLVQAAREVERELDAGTIDVPAVGDVAPADD, from the coding sequence GTGAGCCGCAACCCCGGCAACCGCGAGCAGTTCCGTCCCGAGGACCACGAGAACGACCACTTCCTGCTGACGACCGTCGTCGGCTCGTACCCGAAGCCGAAGTGGCTGAACCGGGCGCGAGACCACTTCGAGGACGACGAGCACGACTTCGGCGACGCCGAGTGGACCGAGGCGACCGACGACGCCTGCCGCGTCATCACCCACGAACACGAGCGCGCGGGCCTCGACACGGTCGTCGACGGCGAGATGCGCCGCGAGGAGATGGTGGAGTTCTTCGCCGAGCGCATCGACGGCTACGAGTTCAACGGCCCCGTGAAGGTGTGGGGCCACAACTACTTCGACAAGCCGTCGGTCGTCGAGGACGTGGAGTACGACGAGCCGTGGCTCGTCGACGAGTTCGCGTTCGCCGCCGACGTCGCGAGCCGCCCGGTGAAGGTGCCGATCACCGGCCCGTACACGCTCGCCAACTGGGCGTTCAACGAGGCGTACGACGACGACGAGGCGCTCGCGTACGACCTCGCGGATCTGGTGAACGAGGAGATCGAGAAGCTCGTCGAGGCGGGCGCCCGCTACATCCAGATCGACGAGCCGGCGCTGGCGACGACGCCGGACGACCACGCCATCGTCGGCGAGTGTCTCGAGCGCATCGTCAGCGACATCGACGACGAGGTCCGCATCGGCCTGCACGTCTGTTACGGCGACTACTCGCGCGTCTACCCCGAGATCAACGACTACCCGATCGACGAGTTCGACGTCGAGCTGTGTAACGACGACTACGAGCAGATCGAGACGTTCGCGGACGGCGAGTTCGCGCCCGACCTGGCGCTGGGCGTCGTCGACGCCCACGTCGCGGAGGTGGAGTCCGTCGAGGAGATCAAAGAGAACATCCTGCAGGGACTGAAGGTCGTGCCCCCGGAGAAGCTCACCGTCAGCCCCGACTGCGGGCTGAAGCTCCTCCCGCGCGAGGCCGCCTACGGCAAGATGGAGAACCTCGTGCAGGCCGCCCGCGAGGTCGAGCGGGAACTCGACGCGGGTACCATCGACGTGCCCGCGGTCGGCGACGTCGCGCCCGCCGACGACTGA
- a CDS encoding acc operon protein → MADDDPAVDLADRLTLPDDADEEEAAAIAAAVGAHVRDGEAAAAAAAADGEETWDGKRWAFAGRLDALQGRGARVPHGSPTDAWAASGRTDRF, encoded by the coding sequence ATGGCCGACGACGACCCGGCTGTCGACCTCGCCGACCGCCTGACGCTCCCGGACGACGCCGACGAGGAGGAGGCCGCCGCCATCGCGGCCGCTGTCGGCGCGCACGTCCGCGACGGGGAGGCCGCCGCGGCCGCCGCCGCGGCGGACGGCGAGGAGACGTGGGACGGCAAGCGCTGGGCGTTCGCGGGCCGCCTCGACGCCCTGCAGGGCCGCGGCGCGCGGGTGCCGCACGGCTCGCCGACGGACGCGTGGGCAGCCAGCGGGCGGACGGACCGCTTCTGA
- a CDS encoding BGTF surface domain-containing protein, protein MAAVAGVAAAQGATELTTVNETVRVHAVEDATVEGTTDLDPGTNVTIRLQSTGETQPRFLVSEVATVGEDRTFAVEHDFSGNAPGDSFSVTVRTDGSTVAEAEGSVVAADRAVSPTETVVPGFGVATALVAVGLALVAVGRRID, encoded by the coding sequence GTGGCGGCAGTCGCCGGCGTCGCCGCCGCGCAGGGCGCCACCGAGTTGACCACGGTGAACGAGACGGTTCGTGTCCACGCGGTGGAGGACGCGACCGTCGAGGGAACGACCGACCTCGACCCCGGAACGAACGTGACGATCCGGCTCCAGTCGACGGGCGAGACGCAGCCACGCTTCCTCGTCTCGGAAGTCGCGACCGTCGGCGAGGACAGAACGTTCGCCGTCGAGCACGACTTCTCCGGGAACGCCCCCGGCGACTCGTTCTCGGTGACCGTCCGGACGGACGGCTCGACGGTCGCGGAGGCCGAGGGTAGCGTCGTCGCCGCCGACCGCGCGGTCTCGCCGACGGAGACGGTCGTTCCCGGGTTCGGCGTCGCGACCGCCCTCGTCGCTGTCGGCCTCGCCCTCGTCGCCGTCGGCCGACGGATCGACTGA
- a CDS encoding carbohydrate kinase family protein, which produces MSRDDAGDGSAERRRRPRVLCAGHVNWDVTLIVDRLPAPDGEVKIERRHQAGGGSAANVAAVLAGLGADAALFGSVGDDEPGVLAGRELSAAGVRTHLVETDGETAVKYLVVDADGEVMVLSGEGANEAFTPEDLPREALAADTDLLHLTNQPPAVAAALAERGREAGATVSFAPGRQFAERDFSATLALADVVFCNRREAAALIDEDEDGNTAYGALREDATLVVTHGAAGSEVHDRATGRTVTHDGFDADAVDTTGAGDAFAAGFLAARLDGADVDRSLAVANACGAFAAGEVGARVELTWDRIETTLDGT; this is translated from the coding sequence ATGAGCAGGGACGACGCCGGCGACGGCTCCGCCGAGCGACGCCGCCGTCCCCGGGTGCTCTGTGCCGGGCACGTCAACTGGGACGTGACGCTCATCGTCGACCGGCTCCCGGCGCCCGACGGCGAGGTGAAGATCGAGCGCCGGCACCAGGCCGGCGGCGGGAGCGCCGCCAACGTCGCCGCGGTGCTGGCGGGGTTGGGCGCCGACGCGGCGCTGTTCGGCTCCGTCGGCGACGACGAGCCGGGCGTGCTCGCGGGCCGGGAGCTGTCGGCGGCCGGCGTGCGGACCCACCTCGTCGAGACCGACGGCGAGACGGCGGTGAAGTACCTCGTCGTCGACGCCGACGGCGAGGTGATGGTGCTGTCCGGCGAGGGCGCCAACGAGGCGTTCACGCCCGAGGACCTCCCGCGCGAGGCGCTCGCGGCCGACACCGACCTGCTCCACTTGACGAACCAGCCGCCGGCGGTGGCGGCCGCGCTGGCCGAGCGGGGCCGCGAGGCGGGCGCGACGGTGAGTTTCGCGCCCGGGCGCCAGTTCGCCGAGCGCGACTTCTCGGCGACGCTCGCGCTGGCGGACGTCGTGTTCTGTAACCGCCGCGAGGCGGCGGCGCTGATCGACGAAGACGAGGACGGCAACACGGCGTACGGCGCGCTCCGGGAGGACGCGACGCTCGTCGTCACCCACGGCGCCGCGGGGTCGGAGGTCCACGACCGGGCGACCGGGCGGACGGTGACCCACGACGGGTTCGACGCCGACGCGGTCGACACGACCGGCGCCGGCGACGCGTTCGCGGCGGGGTTTCTGGCCGCCCGCCTCGACGGCGCGGACGTCGACCGCTCGCTGGCGGTCGCGAACGCCTGCGGCGCGTTCGCCGCGGGCGAGGTCGGCGCGCGCGTGGAGCTGACGTGGGACCGCATCGAGACGACGCTGGACGGGACCTGA
- a CDS encoding acyl-CoA carboxylase subunit beta, which yields MEDRIDELREKRAEAEKGGGEARIERQHEKGKLTARERIDYFLDDDTFHEFDQFRTHDTHTFGMEGKQIPGDGVVTGYGEVNGRKTFVFAHDFTVFGGSLGEVFAEKVCKVMDKAMDVGAPVVGLNDSAGARIQEGVGSLAGYAEIFRRNTEASGVIPQLSGIMGPCAGGAVYSPAITDFVFMVKESSHMFITGPEVIKTVTGEEVSFEELGGAQTHASTSGVAHFAEDSEEEALDHMRRLLSYLPQNNVEDPPRVEPWDDPDRRDEELNEIVPDEPRKPYDITDVVDRVVDEGSFFETHADFAKNIVTGFARLDGRSIGVVANQPRVNAGTLDIESSEKGARFVRFCDAFNVPILTFVDVPGFMPGTDQEHNGIIRHGAKLLYAYSEATVPLLTVITRKAYGGAYDVMASKHIGGDVNYAWPTAEIAVMGPQGAVNILYDDELADADDPEQKRQELIDEYREEFANPYTAADKGFLDDVLEPPETRPRLIDDLEMLVSKRDSLPDKKHGNIPI from the coding sequence ATGGAGGACCGCATCGACGAACTCCGCGAGAAGCGCGCGGAAGCCGAGAAGGGGGGCGGCGAGGCGCGCATCGAGCGGCAACACGAGAAGGGGAAGCTGACAGCGCGCGAGCGCATCGACTACTTCCTCGACGACGACACGTTCCACGAGTTCGACCAGTTCCGCACCCACGACACCCACACGTTCGGGATGGAGGGCAAGCAGATCCCCGGCGACGGCGTCGTGACGGGCTACGGCGAGGTGAACGGGCGCAAGACGTTCGTGTTCGCCCACGACTTCACCGTGTTCGGCGGCTCGCTGGGGGAGGTGTTCGCCGAGAAGGTGTGTAAGGTGATGGACAAGGCGATGGACGTCGGCGCGCCCGTCGTCGGTCTCAACGACTCCGCGGGCGCCCGCATACAGGAGGGCGTCGGCTCGCTCGCCGGCTACGCGGAGATCTTCCGCCGCAACACCGAGGCGTCCGGCGTCATCCCGCAGCTGTCGGGGATCATGGGTCCGTGTGCCGGCGGCGCGGTGTACTCCCCCGCCATCACCGACTTCGTGTTCATGGTGAAGGAGTCCAGCCACATGTTCATCACCGGTCCCGAGGTCATCAAGACCGTCACGGGCGAGGAGGTGAGCTTCGAGGAACTCGGCGGGGCACAAACCCACGCCAGCACCTCCGGTGTCGCCCACTTCGCGGAGGACTCCGAGGAGGAGGCGCTCGACCACATGCGCCGCCTGCTGTCGTACCTGCCGCAGAACAACGTCGAGGACCCGCCCCGCGTCGAGCCGTGGGACGACCCCGACCGCCGCGACGAGGAGCTGAACGAGATCGTCCCGGACGAGCCGCGCAAGCCGTACGACATCACGGACGTCGTCGACCGCGTCGTCGACGAGGGGTCGTTCTTCGAGACGCACGCCGACTTCGCGAAGAACATCGTCACCGGCTTCGCCCGCCTCGACGGTCGCTCGATCGGCGTCGTCGCCAACCAGCCGCGCGTCAACGCCGGCACGCTCGACATCGAGTCCAGCGAGAAGGGCGCACGCTTCGTCCGCTTCTGTGACGCGTTCAACGTCCCCATCCTCACGTTCGTCGACGTGCCCGGGTTCATGCCCGGCACCGACCAGGAGCACAACGGGATCATCCGCCACGGCGCGAAGCTGCTGTACGCCTACTCGGAGGCGACCGTCCCGCTGCTCACCGTCATCACGCGCAAGGCGTACGGCGGCGCCTACGACGTGATGGCCTCCAAGCACATCGGCGGCGACGTGAACTACGCGTGGCCGACCGCCGAGATCGCGGTGATGGGCCCGCAGGGCGCGGTGAACATCCTCTACGACGACGAACTGGCCGACGCCGACGACCCCGAACAGAAGCGCCAGGAGCTGATCGACGAGTACCGCGAGGAGTTCGCCAACCCCTACACCGCCGCCGACAAGGGGTTCCTCGACGACGTGTTGGAGCCGCCGGAGACGCGGCCGCGGCTCATCGACGACCTGGAGATGCTCGTCTCCAAGCGCGACTCGCTCCCGGACAAGAAACACGGCAACATCCCGATCTGA
- a CDS encoding DUF63 family protein yields the protein MSTTSLAERLGTSPERAYLAAVAAAVAALVGGALAFPETVYDGFVWHYFWGPVQADANSAVCAVRPGTTVEYLYSSAECAAAAEPVAYPGYTLVSEVGYVVTLLVALSGVVLLLQRLDVARTTDFFLALVPYFFFGGALRVVEDADNAMTAELFGYPLNTLLISPIIYFTVFAITLAAVVAVVWLVRDGVLSGIERPVLWIGIALNVVTVGFLVALALAPDTVVTFYAQVIGVILVGTVVATAATWYATKATVPWVHSGTGTAGVVVIGAHALDGVANVVGLDYMVALGAGPNLVPKHPVNQFIVDTAGAAWPFLVVKLVAAVFVLAIFEEELFEDSPRYAVLLLIAVTAVGMGPGTRDMLRATFGI from the coding sequence ATGTCGACCACCTCGCTCGCCGAGCGGCTCGGCACCTCTCCGGAGCGCGCGTACCTCGCGGCCGTCGCGGCGGCCGTCGCCGCGCTTGTGGGGGGCGCGCTCGCGTTCCCGGAGACCGTCTACGACGGCTTCGTCTGGCACTACTTCTGGGGACCGGTGCAGGCCGACGCCAACTCCGCGGTCTGTGCGGTGCGCCCCGGCACCACCGTCGAGTACCTCTACTCGTCGGCGGAGTGTGCGGCCGCCGCCGAGCCGGTCGCGTACCCCGGCTACACGCTCGTCTCGGAGGTCGGCTACGTCGTCACGCTGTTGGTCGCGCTGTCGGGCGTCGTGCTGTTGCTCCAGCGACTCGACGTCGCGCGCACGACCGACTTCTTCCTCGCGCTCGTCCCGTACTTCTTCTTCGGCGGGGCGCTGCGCGTCGTCGAGGACGCCGACAACGCGATGACCGCGGAGCTGTTCGGCTACCCGCTGAACACGCTGCTCATCAGCCCGATCATCTACTTCACCGTGTTCGCGATCACGCTGGCGGCCGTCGTCGCCGTCGTCTGGCTCGTGCGCGACGGCGTGCTCTCGGGGATCGAACGCCCCGTGCTGTGGATCGGCATCGCGCTCAACGTCGTCACCGTCGGCTTCCTCGTCGCGCTGGCGCTGGCGCCCGACACGGTCGTCACCTTCTACGCGCAGGTGATCGGCGTCATCCTCGTCGGTACCGTCGTCGCGACGGCGGCGACGTGGTACGCGACGAAAGCCACGGTTCCGTGGGTCCACTCCGGCACCGGCACCGCGGGGGTCGTCGTCATCGGCGCACACGCGCTCGACGGCGTCGCGAACGTCGTCGGGCTGGACTACATGGTGGCGCTCGGCGCCGGCCCGAACCTCGTCCCGAAACACCCGGTGAACCAGTTCATCGTCGACACCGCCGGCGCCGCGTGGCCGTTCCTCGTCGTCAAACTGGTCGCGGCGGTGTTCGTGCTCGCCATCTTCGAGGAGGAACTGTTCGAGGACTCCCCGCGCTACGCGGTGCTGTTGCTCATCGCGGTGACGGCCGTCGGGATGGGTCCCGGAACGCGCGACATGCTGCGCGCCACGTTCGGGATCTGA
- a CDS encoding DUF447 domain-containing protein — MEDIEDDADWPVVLSGVTESVVATLGPNDLWNVAALGLHAPEHDDRPAEAPVRARTWGRTRTRRNFRERGGGVVQFVADPRDFVAAAVTVREEETPVLDSADAWAAVDAERVAAGERGGTEWVDWHLRPTDAAVERTGVRTINRAFGAVVDATVAASRLDVESYDTAALLDRLRYFEDVVDRCGGPAEREAFATLTAASGWRERDRTE; from the coding sequence ATCGAGGACATCGAGGACGACGCCGACTGGCCCGTCGTGCTCTCGGGCGTCACCGAGTCCGTGGTCGCGACGCTCGGGCCGAACGACCTGTGGAACGTCGCCGCCCTCGGTCTCCACGCGCCCGAACACGACGACAGGCCGGCGGAGGCGCCCGTTCGCGCGCGGACGTGGGGACGGACGCGGACGCGGCGAAACTTCCGCGAGCGGGGCGGCGGCGTGGTCCAGTTCGTCGCCGACCCGCGCGACTTCGTCGCCGCCGCGGTGACGGTCCGGGAGGAGGAGACGCCGGTGCTCGACTCCGCCGACGCGTGGGCCGCGGTCGACGCCGAGCGCGTCGCGGCGGGCGAGCGCGGCGGCACCGAGTGGGTCGACTGGCACCTCCGTCCGACCGACGCCGCCGTCGAGCGGACGGGCGTGCGGACGATCAACCGCGCGTTCGGTGCGGTCGTCGACGCGACGGTCGCGGCCTCGCGGCTCGACGTGGAGAGCTACGACACCGCGGCGCTGCTGGACCGGCTCCGCTACTTCGAGGACGTCGTCGACCGCTGCGGCGGGCCGGCCGAACGCGAGGCGTTCGCGACGCTGACGGCGGCGAGCGGGTGGCGCGAACGCGACCGAACGGAGTGA
- a CDS encoding nuclear transport factor 2 family protein → MATHSPAADTESVLEHHLEAFSRQDMDEMLADYDDDSVVVTNTMGTFHGVDEIRDLFETLFAEFSQSPVEFELDDQRIEADTAYIVWHAETPENSYEFATDTFRIRDGVIEVQTLGAVVSPKN, encoded by the coding sequence ATGGCGACTCACAGCCCCGCAGCCGACACCGAATCGGTCCTCGAACACCACTTGGAAGCGTTCTCCCGGCAGGACATGGACGAGATGCTGGCCGACTACGACGACGACTCGGTCGTCGTCACGAACACGATGGGGACGTTCCACGGTGTCGACGAGATCAGGGACCTGTTCGAGACCCTCTTCGCGGAGTTCTCGCAGTCGCCCGTCGAGTTCGAGTTGGACGACCAGCGGATCGAAGCCGACACCGCCTACATCGTCTGGCACGCCGAGACGCCCGAGAACAGCTACGAGTTCGCGACGGACACCTTCCGCATCCGCGACGGCGTCATCGAGGTCCAGACGCTCGGCGCGGTGGTGTCGCCCAAGAACTGA